From Dryobates pubescens isolate bDryPub1 chromosome 22, bDryPub1.pri, whole genome shotgun sequence, the proteins below share one genomic window:
- the PTH gene encoding parathyroid hormone has product MTSIKNLARIAIILYTICFFTNSDGRPMMKRSVSEMQLMHNLGEHRHTVERQDWLQMKLQDVHSALEDARTQRPRNKDDIVLGETRNRRLLPEHLQKKSINLDKAYMDVVFKTKP; this is encoded by the exons ATGACTTCTATAAAAAATCTGGCCAGGATTGCAATCATTTTATACACCATATGCTTTTTCACAAACTCTGATGGAAGACCAATGAT GAAAAGATCAGTGAGTGAAATGCAATTAATGCATAATCTTGGAGAGCATAGACACACTGTGGAGAGACAGGACTGGCTTCAGATGAAACTGCAGGATGTGCACAGCGCCCTTGAGGATGCTCGGACCCAGAGGCCTCGAAACAAGGATGATATTGTCCTGGGTGAGACAAGAAATCGGAGGCTGCTCCCTGAGCACTTGCAGAAGAAATCCATCAATCTAGACAAAGCTTACATGGATGTAGTCTTTAAAACTAAGCCATAA